The proteins below come from a single Planctomycetota bacterium genomic window:
- a CDS encoding argininosuccinate synthase gives MSNPRKIVLAYSGGLDTSVILPWLKGRYPGCEVVAFAAELGQGSELEGVEKKARESGADDVVVADLRREFAEDFCYPMLRAHAVYERDYLLGTSIARPLIAAKQVEAARKVGADAVAHGATGKGNDQVRFELTYQALAPDLQIISPWKDPSFELRDREAAIEYAREHGVPVTSTKEKIYSQDRNLWHISHEGAEIEDPASEPKWERCLTMARPIEQTPDEARHVRIDFEHGDPVAVDGEKLRGDDLIARMNEVAGEHGIGVKLLVENRLVGMKSRGVYETPGGTALYRAHNHLEQLTLERDLFHAKEKIALDYARLVYNGQWFHPLRRAMQAFIDEASRPVTGAVTLSLYKGTVDAVAVESPETLYDPEMASFSMEGYDITAARGFIDCFGLPMKASNLRDRR, from the coding sequence TTGAGCAATCCCAGGAAGATCGTCCTCGCCTACTCGGGCGGGTTGGATACGAGTGTCATTCTGCCGTGGCTCAAGGGCCGGTATCCCGGCTGTGAGGTTGTCGCCTTCGCGGCCGAACTCGGCCAGGGCAGCGAGCTCGAAGGCGTCGAGAAGAAAGCCCGCGAGAGCGGGGCCGACGACGTCGTCGTCGCAGACCTCCGGCGGGAGTTCGCGGAGGACTTCTGCTACCCGATGCTGCGGGCCCACGCGGTCTACGAGAGGGACTACCTGCTCGGCACGAGCATCGCCCGACCGCTCATCGCCGCCAAGCAGGTCGAAGCCGCCCGGAAGGTCGGCGCCGACGCGGTGGCGCACGGTGCGACCGGCAAGGGCAACGACCAGGTCCGGTTCGAGCTGACGTACCAGGCGCTCGCGCCGGACCTGCAGATCATCTCGCCCTGGAAGGATCCGTCCTTCGAACTTCGCGACCGCGAGGCGGCCATCGAATACGCCCGCGAACACGGCGTGCCGGTGACGTCGACCAAGGAGAAAATCTACAGCCAGGACCGCAACCTTTGGCACATCAGCCACGAGGGTGCCGAGATCGAGGACCCGGCCAGCGAGCCAAAGTGGGAGCGGTGCCTGACGATGGCGCGGCCCATCGAACAGACACCCGATGAGGCACGACACGTCCGGATCGACTTCGAGCACGGCGACCCCGTGGCCGTCGACGGTGAGAAGCTGCGTGGGGACGATCTCATCGCCCGCATGAACGAGGTCGCCGGCGAGCACGGCATCGGCGTGAAGCTGCTGGTCGAGAACCGCCTCGTCGGCATGAAATCACGCGGCGTCTACGAAACCCCTGGCGGCACGGCGCTCTACCGCGCCCACAACCACCTCGAACAGCTGACGCTCGAACGCGACCTCTTCCACGCCAAGGAGAAGATCGCTCTCGACTACGCCCGCCTTGTTTACAACGGCCAGTGGTTTCACCCACTGCGACGGGCGATGCAGGCGTTCATCGACGAGGCCAGCCGGCCGGTCACGGGTGCCGTGACGCTGTCGCTCTACAAGGGCACCGTCGACGCGGTGGCGGTCGAGTCGCCGGAAACGCTCTATGACCCGGAGATGGCGAGCTTCAGCATGGAGGGCTACGACATCACGGCGGCGCGAGGCTTCATCGATTGCTTCGGGCTCCCGATGAAAGCGTCGAATCTCCGCGATCGTCGCTGA
- the sppA gene encoding signal peptide peptidase SppA: MPRLRSGVTLLVASLVALTSLGCSIPTFVVQPVSNSPELEEVVVRRGETKRAKVAVIPVEGLLVNARTGGGLLGTEENPVSLFRQQLARAAADDRVKAVVLRINSPGGTVAASEAMYRDVLRFKQQTGKVVVAASQDVSASGGYYVSCAADEIHAVPGGIVGSIGVIFQTLDASELMAKIGVEVRPITSGDLKDLGSPFDGLSEEEEAVFRGLVDDFFASFVAVVNEHREISDTETAFDGRVFSATQAKEIGLIDEVLDLDSSLSRAAELADAKGATVIRYTRPFGYRGSIYASGDVASLTPRPALPGSEVLERYLQMLEPGAYYLWMP; encoded by the coding sequence GTGCCCCGACTCCGCTCTGGCGTGACACTGCTTGTCGCCTCACTCGTGGCGTTGACGTCGCTCGGATGCAGCATTCCGACGTTCGTGGTGCAGCCGGTCTCGAATAGCCCGGAACTCGAAGAAGTCGTTGTTCGCCGTGGCGAGACCAAACGAGCCAAAGTCGCGGTGATTCCTGTCGAAGGCCTTCTCGTTAACGCACGCACCGGCGGCGGGCTGCTCGGAACCGAGGAAAACCCGGTCAGCCTTTTTCGCCAGCAGCTCGCCCGGGCAGCGGCTGATGATCGGGTCAAGGCGGTCGTGCTCCGCATCAACAGTCCGGGCGGCACTGTGGCTGCAAGCGAGGCGATGTACCGCGATGTTCTGCGGTTCAAGCAGCAGACCGGCAAGGTGGTCGTCGCCGCGTCGCAGGACGTCTCAGCCAGCGGCGGGTACTACGTCTCGTGTGCGGCCGACGAAATCCACGCGGTCCCGGGTGGCATCGTCGGCAGCATCGGCGTCATCTTCCAAACCCTCGACGCCAGCGAACTCATGGCCAAAATCGGCGTCGAGGTACGGCCGATTACCAGCGGCGACCTCAAAGACCTCGGCAGCCCGTTCGACGGACTCAGCGAGGAGGAAGAGGCCGTCTTCCGAGGGCTCGTCGACGACTTTTTCGCAAGCTTTGTCGCGGTCGTGAACGAACATCGGGAGATTTCCGACACCGAGACCGCGTTCGACGGCCGGGTCTTCAGTGCGACGCAGGCAAAGGAGATCGGCCTGATCGACGAGGTACTCGACCTCGACAGCTCCTTATCGCGGGCGGCAGAGTTGGCCGATGCCAAGGGAGCCACCGTCATCCGCTACACCCGTCCGTTCGGCTATCGGGGGAGCATCTACGCCTCGGGCGATGTCGCATCCCTGACGCCGAGACCGGCCTTGCCGGGCAGCGAGGTGCTGGAGCGGTATCTTCAGATGCTCGAACCCGGGGCGTACTACCTCTGGATGCCTTGA
- a CDS encoding amidohydrolase family protein, whose translation MIVDVHTHVWQTPDQLGQADLGDPTADSARQAAGGRTVFSRIPPGDPELHWQAGKAVDRIIVLGFQSRLLKADVPNDFISDYVRRHPDKLIGFAGIDPTSKRAIDELQRCKDELRLAGLHISPGNQGIHPTDSRVMAVYEVAQRLGMPILFHGGGHLSEAACPEFARPILLDEVARAFPDLPMIVSQVGHPWVGETCGLLARHRRVYADIGGLLRRPWTAYNTLIQAFEHGVVGKLLFGSDFPYGRAAETIEKLFSVNFVAQGTNLPTVPRSALRGIIERDALSLLGLSP comes from the coding sequence GTGATCGTCGACGTCCACACTCATGTCTGGCAGACGCCCGACCAGCTCGGCCAGGCCGATCTTGGCGATCCGACGGCCGACTCTGCACGGCAGGCGGCGGGTGGCAGGACGGTCTTCAGCCGCATCCCGCCTGGCGACCCGGAACTGCACTGGCAGGCCGGCAAGGCCGTCGATCGGATCATCGTGCTCGGTTTCCAAAGTCGGCTGCTCAAAGCCGATGTGCCCAACGACTTCATCAGCGACTACGTCCGCCGGCACCCGGACAAGCTGATCGGTTTTGCCGGCATCGACCCGACCAGCAAGCGAGCGATCGACGAGCTCCAGCGGTGCAAGGACGAGCTACGGCTCGCAGGTTTGCACATCAGCCCCGGGAATCAGGGCATTCACCCAACCGACTCCCGCGTGATGGCGGTCTACGAGGTCGCGCAGCGGCTCGGCATGCCGATCCTGTTTCACGGCGGAGGGCATCTGTCGGAGGCGGCGTGTCCGGAGTTTGCCAGGCCGATCCTCCTTGATGAGGTCGCGCGGGCGTTTCCTGATCTGCCGATGATCGTGTCGCAGGTCGGTCATCCGTGGGTGGGGGAGACTTGCGGACTGCTCGCGAGGCACCGCCGCGTGTATGCCGATATCGGCGGGCTCCTGCGAAGACCGTGGACGGCGTACAACACGCTGATTCAGGCGTTCGAGCACGGTGTCGTGGGCAAGTTGCTCTTCGGCAGCGACTTCCCCTACGGCCGGGCAGCCGAGACGATCGAGAAGCTGTTTTCCGTCAACTTCGTCGCCCAAGGCACCAATTTGCCAACCGTTCCGCGATCTGCCCTTCGCGGCATCATCGAACGCGACGCACTATCGCTCCTAGGACTATCGCCTTGA
- a CDS encoding metallopeptidase family protein: MPYETSELEFQQLVAQAIRRLPERWRQTLEENVPVTVVDRPSPELLRDMEIPEEELLLGLFEGVAMPDMAAEGLVDVPPRIWIFRHDVEDFSEDRDDLIEQVRITLLHELGHYFGLDEDDLADLGYA, encoded by the coding sequence ATGCCCTACGAGACGTCCGAGCTCGAGTTTCAGCAGCTGGTCGCCCAGGCGATACGCCGGCTGCCCGAGCGGTGGCGGCAGACGCTGGAAGAGAACGTCCCGGTTACCGTCGTCGATCGGCCGTCGCCGGAGCTGCTGAGAGACATGGAGATCCCGGAGGAGGAGCTGCTGCTGGGCTTGTTCGAAGGTGTGGCCATGCCCGACATGGCCGCCGAGGGTTTGGTCGACGTGCCGCCGCGAATCTGGATCTTCCGGCACGACGTCGAAGACTTCAGCGAGGATCGCGACGACCTCATCGAGCAGGTTCGAATCACGCTCCTCCACGAGCTCGGGCACTACTTCGGCCTGGACGAAGACGACCTGGCCGATCTCGGCTACGCCTGA
- a CDS encoding HlyD family efflux transporter periplasmic adaptor subunit has protein sequence MIDRPLRLLVLPSLLVAAGLIGWSTTATAQDVGGFDAASSGDRTFVGITRPSKSFELAFSNVGKVAEVAVRPGDRVEEDQLLMRQDDRLERARLVELRAEADVAGRIATARQRADLAAVQEKRTELARDQGFGNQLELEEARINRVIAELQTDEEIRQGTAADARVDQLEIQIAQKAVNAPSAGIVRTIEAQVGEMHGPQNPTIELVVLDPLKVEILNLPPDRVASLAKGDEVMVRYGRDGSWQRATISFIDPIASAETNEQKVELELPNPELRAAGREVQVKLADE, from the coding sequence ATGATCGACAGACCCCTTCGACTCCTCGTCCTGCCGAGCCTCCTCGTTGCCGCCGGTCTGATCGGCTGGTCGACCACCGCGACCGCCCAGGACGTCGGCGGCTTCGACGCGGCCTCGTCCGGCGACCGGACGTTCGTCGGCATCACCCGGCCCAGCAAGTCGTTCGAGCTCGCCTTCAGCAACGTCGGCAAGGTCGCAGAAGTGGCTGTCCGGCCCGGCGATCGCGTTGAGGAAGACCAGCTGCTCATGCGGCAGGACGATCGCCTGGAGCGGGCTCGGCTCGTCGAACTCCGTGCCGAGGCCGATGTCGCCGGTCGGATCGCGACCGCCCGCCAGCGTGCCGACCTCGCCGCTGTGCAGGAGAAGCGGACTGAACTCGCACGCGACCAGGGCTTCGGCAACCAGTTGGAGCTCGAGGAGGCACGAATCAACCGCGTCATCGCCGAATTGCAGACGGACGAAGAAATCCGGCAGGGCACCGCGGCCGACGCCCGGGTCGATCAGCTCGAAATCCAAATCGCCCAGAAGGCCGTCAACGCCCCGTCGGCGGGCATTGTCCGGACGATCGAGGCCCAGGTCGGCGAAATGCACGGCCCGCAGAATCCGACCATCGAACTGGTCGTTCTCGACCCGCTGAAGGTCGAAATCCTCAATCTTCCACCCGATCGCGTCGCCAGCCTTGCCAAGGGCGACGAGGTCATGGTCCGCTACGGTCGCGACGGCTCCTGGCAGCGGGCGACCATCAGCTTCATCGACCCGATCGCCTCGGCGGAGACGAACGAGCAGAAGGTCGAGCTGGAGCTTCCGAATCCCGAGCTTCGTGCCGCCGGTCGCGAGGTCCAGGTGAAGCTGGCCGATGAGTAG
- the trpA gene encoding tryptophan synthase subunit alpha: MKSVLGEHLKNDSIGPVHLVPFFPSGFISDDASKRVMAELANAGAGAIEVGVPFSDPIADGPTIQAAYHETLSRGVTLDHALELGRPDGTSCPRLVMVSYSLAARQDIGAFLQKLVDLGYAGVLCPDLPVGEAEAFCAMARAVQIDPILLVAPNTPAARRNRIGELAGGFIYYLSIAGTTGERDDLPAELETGVRDMRDRTDLPICVGFGISRHRHLQALEGVADGAIVGSAFVRAAERARDRGDDAVVDECGRLARSLIGAPAAAADG, encoded by the coding sequence ATGAAGAGCGTGCTTGGTGAACACCTAAAGAACGACTCGATCGGTCCGGTGCACTTGGTGCCCTTTTTCCCGTCCGGGTTCATTTCGGACGACGCGTCGAAGAGGGTCATGGCTGAGCTGGCAAATGCCGGGGCGGGTGCGATCGAGGTGGGAGTTCCGTTTAGCGACCCGATAGCAGACGGGCCGACGATTCAGGCGGCGTACCACGAGACGCTCTCGCGCGGCGTCACGCTCGACCACGCACTGGAACTTGGCCGACCGGACGGCACGTCGTGCCCGCGGCTCGTCATGGTCAGCTACAGCCTTGCGGCTCGCCAGGACATTGGTGCATTCCTGCAAAAGCTCGTCGATCTCGGCTACGCGGGTGTTCTGTGCCCAGACCTGCCGGTGGGTGAGGCGGAAGCGTTCTGTGCAATGGCGCGAGCGGTGCAGATCGATCCGATTCTGCTGGTTGCGCCCAACACGCCAGCGGCTCGACGCAACCGCATCGGAGAGCTCGCTGGCGGCTTCATCTACTACCTCTCGATCGCAGGTACCACCGGTGAGCGCGACGACCTGCCGGCCGAGCTGGAGACGGGCGTTCGCGACATGCGCGATCGCACGGACCTTCCGATCTGCGTCGGCTTCGGCATCAGCCGACACCGGCACCTGCAAGCACTTGAAGGCGTTGCGGATGGCGCAATCGTCGGCAGCGCCTTTGTCCGAGCAGCGGAGCGTGCTCGCGACCGCGGGGACGACGCCGTGGTTGACGAGTGTGGCCGCTTGGCTAGGTCTTTGATCGGAGCGCCGGCTGCCGCAGCTGACGGGTAG
- a CDS encoding RNA polymerase sigma factor, translating to MSLLRVQTSAAPADDNVSADPPALEREAVEAEPTAEHDEAQLEREALAAEDGDCVRRVLEGQREAFERLVQGHSRKAIAVSYRLLGNQDDARDVVQDAFLKAFRSLDTLERPEAFGGWFMRIVTNLSLNFRRGRRLRIAQPLDGAFGEQRGDAKPETPVRGQGSEDFARSHCPEHRARGKELGEQLRQEIAQLPDKQRQALLLFTVEQLPQREVARRLDCSTEAVKWHVFQARKKLRDRLEPVA from the coding sequence TTGTCACTCCTTCGTGTCCAAACCAGCGCCGCCCCGGCAGACGACAATGTGTCGGCTGATCCACCGGCGTTGGAGCGCGAGGCCGTCGAGGCCGAGCCAACAGCGGAGCACGATGAGGCGCAGCTCGAACGCGAGGCGCTTGCGGCTGAAGACGGCGACTGTGTTCGCCGGGTGCTCGAAGGGCAGCGCGAGGCCTTTGAACGCCTCGTCCAGGGCCACAGCCGGAAGGCGATTGCCGTCAGCTACAGGCTGCTCGGCAACCAGGACGACGCAAGAGACGTCGTGCAGGACGCTTTCCTGAAGGCATTCCGATCGCTCGATACGCTCGAGCGGCCCGAAGCCTTCGGCGGCTGGTTCATGAGGATCGTCACGAATCTCTCCTTGAACTTTCGCCGCGGCCGACGGCTGCGAATCGCTCAGCCCCTCGACGGTGCCTTTGGAGAACAGCGCGGCGACGCCAAGCCCGAGACCCCGGTCCGAGGCCAAGGCAGCGAAGACTTCGCACGCTCGCACTGCCCCGAACACCGAGCACGCGGCAAGGAACTGGGCGAGCAACTTCGGCAGGAGATCGCCCAGCTCCCGGACAAGCAGCGTCAGGCACTGCTCCTCTTCACGGTCGAGCAACTGCCCCAACGCGAGGTCGCCCGCCGGCTCGACTGCAGCACCGAAGCGGTCAAGTGGCACGTCTTCCAGGCACGTAAAAAGCTTCGCGATCGGCTCGAACCCGTTGCATAG
- a CDS encoding serine/threonine-protein kinase, with amino-acid sequence MPERLLNYDLQGVLGQGAGSTIYRAKDINTGRMVALKHVQRVKPKDLRFVEQMETEHDVSRNFTHPNLRRSFALKVTRTMLVKVTEAILVMEYIDAKPLEKGLPPDLADVIKTFIDAAAGLAAMHRMGWAHCDIKPNNILRAADGTVKVIDFGQSCRIGTVKERIQGTPDYIAPEQVERLPISEATDVFNLGATLYWALTGKHVPTTYHAKRAGENSFVLDALFKSPHELNKDVPQIVSDVVMQCVLTNPKKRPQTMEELSRKLEVGHHILESRGDGGSSSGSDEVEPFDDTHF; translated from the coding sequence ATGCCGGAGAGACTTCTCAACTACGATCTCCAAGGCGTCCTCGGTCAAGGTGCGGGAAGCACGATTTATCGTGCCAAAGACATCAACACCGGACGGATGGTCGCGCTCAAGCACGTTCAGCGCGTCAAGCCCAAGGACCTCCGCTTCGTCGAGCAGATGGAGACGGAGCACGACGTCTCTCGGAACTTCACGCACCCCAACCTGCGTCGCAGCTTTGCCCTCAAGGTGACGCGGACGATGCTCGTGAAGGTCACCGAGGCCATCCTCGTGATGGAGTACATTGACGCCAAGCCCCTTGAGAAGGGCCTGCCGCCAGACCTGGCGGACGTGATCAAGACCTTCATCGACGCCGCTGCCGGACTGGCGGCGATGCATCGCATGGGCTGGGCCCACTGCGACATCAAGCCCAACAACATCCTCCGCGCCGCCGACGGCACCGTGAAGGTGATCGACTTCGGCCAGTCCTGTCGCATCGGAACCGTCAAGGAGCGCATCCAGGGCACGCCCGACTACATCGCGCCCGAACAGGTCGAGCGGCTGCCGATCAGCGAAGCGACCGACGTCTTCAATCTCGGCGCGACGCTCTACTGGGCACTGACCGGCAAGCACGTCCCGACCACCTACCACGCCAAGCGCGCTGGTGAGAACAGCTTCGTCCTCGACGCGCTCTTCAAGAGCCCGCACGAACTCAACAAGGACGTCCCCCAAATCGTCAGCGACGTCGTCATGCAGTGCGTCCTGACCAATCCGAAGAAGCGGCCACAGACGATGGAGGAGCTCAGCCGCAAGCTTGAAGTCGGCCACCACATCCTTGAGTCCCGTGGCGACGGTGGGTCCTCAAGCGGTTCGGACGAAGTTGAGCCCTTTGACGACACGCACTTCTGA
- the pheA gene encoding prephenate dehydratase yields the protein MADPKQNEMPPDDNELESRLRPMRDRIDQLDDDLVKLLNERARVAVEIGRAKREAAGGSGGTASFYVPSRERAVFDKIHRLNEGPLGDRTLDAVWREIMSGSIGLQKPLRVAYLGPAGSFSHAAAIGKFGNSVDYVPASDIDAVFGSVARRHADCGLVPVENSSHGGVIDTLDAFLDHSAKVCAEVLITIHHCVLCRGPWDEVKTVTTKPEVLAQCRGWLGDVAGRRSVEPAASTSAAAERAAADPTVAAIASRLAGEIYDVPRLFENIEDDPDNVTRFWVIGSEAAKPTGEDKTGVLFTTANKPGALVAVLDSFRDNGVNLTDIEKRPSGRTNWEYVFFVDAEGHEADPKLQAAITAAREHCLQLTVLGSYPRASDVL from the coding sequence GTGGCCGACCCGAAACAGAACGAGATGCCGCCAGATGACAACGAGCTTGAGTCCCGGCTTCGGCCGATGCGCGATCGAATCGACCAGCTCGACGATGATCTCGTCAAGCTCCTGAACGAGCGTGCACGCGTCGCCGTCGAGATTGGACGGGCCAAACGCGAGGCCGCCGGCGGAAGCGGTGGAACGGCCAGCTTCTACGTTCCCAGCCGCGAAAGGGCGGTTTTTGACAAAATTCATCGCCTCAACGAAGGACCGCTGGGTGATCGGACGCTCGACGCCGTCTGGCGCGAGATCATGTCCGGCAGCATCGGCCTTCAGAAGCCGCTCCGCGTCGCCTATCTCGGCCCGGCAGGCTCGTTCAGCCACGCGGCGGCCATCGGCAAATTCGGCAACAGCGTCGACTACGTGCCGGCCTCGGACATCGACGCCGTCTTCGGTAGTGTCGCGCGTCGCCACGCCGACTGTGGCCTGGTGCCGGTCGAGAATTCGAGCCACGGCGGCGTGATCGACACGCTCGACGCGTTCCTCGACCACTCGGCCAAGGTCTGTGCCGAGGTGCTCATCACAATCCACCACTGCGTCCTTTGCCGTGGACCATGGGACGAGGTTAAGACCGTGACGACCAAGCCCGAAGTGCTGGCCCAGTGCCGTGGCTGGCTGGGCGACGTCGCGGGACGACGGTCCGTCGAGCCGGCTGCCAGCACGAGTGCTGCCGCCGAGCGTGCCGCGGCCGATCCAACGGTGGCGGCGATCGCGAGCAGGTTGGCGGGCGAGATCTATGACGTTCCGCGTCTATTCGAGAACATCGAGGACGACCCCGACAACGTCACGCGCTTTTGGGTCATCGGCTCCGAAGCAGCCAAGCCGACCGGCGAGGACAAGACCGGGGTGCTCTTCACCACCGCCAACAAGCCGGGTGCCCTCGTTGCCGTCCTCGACAGCTTCCGCGACAACGGCGTGAATCTCACCGACATCGAAAAACGCCCGAGCGGTCGCACGAACTGGGAGTATGTCTTCTTCGTCGACGCCGAAGGCCACGAAGCGGATCCGAAGCTCCAGGCGGCGATCACGGCCGCGCGAGAGCACTGCCTGCAGCTGACCGTTCTGGGAAGCTACCCGCGTGCGAGTGACGTGTTGTGA
- a CDS encoding GNAT family N-acetyltransferase: MTRDTKSGIDLDPPLPRSAKTLPSVFVQTLTLQNGGTTVGELSWSHLPAHLGVYQLQHVEVRKKHRRQGYGSELLDSAMGQMQRHAKLVGIPVRRLIVLINQPDTILRAWLGQQAGFVHVHTLENVEEATDVMVFQRTFD, from the coding sequence TTGACCCGCGACACGAAATCAGGCATCGATCTCGACCCGCCGCTGCCACGTTCGGCCAAAACGCTGCCGAGCGTCTTCGTCCAGACGCTGACGCTGCAGAACGGTGGGACGACCGTCGGCGAGCTGTCGTGGTCGCACCTGCCGGCTCATCTCGGCGTCTATCAGCTTCAACACGTCGAAGTCCGCAAGAAACACCGTCGCCAGGGCTACGGCTCCGAGCTGCTCGATTCGGCGATGGGTCAGATGCAACGACATGCGAAACTCGTCGGTATCCCGGTGCGTCGACTGATCGTGCTGATCAACCAGCCGGACACGATCCTGCGAGCCTGGCTCGGCCAGCAAGCTGGGTTCGTCCACGTGCACACGCTGGAGAACGTCGAAGAGGCAACGGATGTGATGGTGTTCCAGCGGACCTTCGACTGA